The following is a genomic window from Hymenobacter chitinivorans DSM 11115.
CCGCGCAGCTCGAGGAAGGGAACTTTGCGGATGTATTCCTCCAGCATTTCCTGGGCCAGATGCTCGTCCTCAATGATGTAGCAGGTGAGCTTGTCTTTCATGAGCCGGGGAGTGAAGTCCGTGGAGGGTAAGCGTGACGGTAAAAATTAGGCCGGAGTCGTGAATGGCCAGCGTATGCTGGCCAGGGTACAGCAGCGCCAGTCGTTTGCGGACGTTGGGCAGCCCGATGCCCCCGGGTTCTTCCAGCGGGTTGGCCGGTTTTCGCGCTACGGGGTTCTGCACGCGGAAAACCAGGGTATCGGCTTGGACTTGCACTTCTACCCGCAGGGCGCCGGGCTCCAGCCGGGCGGGACTGTGCTTGTAGGCATTTTCCAGCAGGTGAATAAACAGCAAAGGAGCCACGGAGCAGGCTTCGGGGTTGCCGGTTATGTGCAAATCCAGCACCGGACTGGGCTTGTAGCGAAGCTGCTGCAAGCTTACATAATCCCGCACGTAGTCCAGCTCCCGGCTGAGCGGCACCGTGGCCGCATTCGACTCATAAATCATGTAGCGCATCAGGGAGGCCAGCTGCATCACGGCTTCCGGCGCGGCCGGCGCTTGTTTGTAAACCAGCGTATGGATGTTGTTGAGGGTGTTAAAGAGAAAGTGCGGGTTGATCTGCGACTTTAGATAATGCAGTTCGGCCTCCGCGGCCTGTTTTTCCAGCTGCTCTTTCCGGATGGTATTCAGCACCAGATTCTCGGTGACCCGGGCCAGCCAGCTCAGGAAGACAAAGAGGACGACCGAAAACAGGTGCATGCCATAGTACCCAATATCCGGTTCTTTGTGGTAGAACAGCATAAAAGGCAGAGGCCCGGTGAGCACAATTCCGGCCAGCCGGAGCCAATAGCCCCCGTCGCTCCGTTTGCCGGTATACTGCGTCAGGACGTGGAAGTGCGCGTAAAAGACGTACAAGCAAGTGGCAATAAACCCCGCGGTGGTGCTCCGCCAGTGGGTGTCACCTTCACTGCCCAGCTGGAAGGCCACCAGAAAAGTGAGTAAGACCCAGAGGGAGAGGTGAACCAGCCGGAAGATTTTTTTGATTCGCTCCATTGCGCAAAGTTGCGTTTTCCAGCCCTGGCGAAGCCACGGTTTCGACCAGCTGCCAGTCCTGATCTACGAGTCCTGAAATCGAGCCCGCCAGGGTGTTGGTGGCCGCAACGACTGGCTTGGTCGAGTAATTCTGCCCAGTAGCATATCGGGTTTCGGCTTTCAAGTCGGTAACCATTGCTTCGGCCTACCATCGAGCAAGTACGCATCCGGTCAGGTGCGGGGCTTGTCTCGTTTCCGAAGATGAACCGCAGCCAAATCAATAGTCAGGCCCAGCCGCCGCTGGGCCTGAGCATCCGCAACGTCTCGAAACGCTACGCAAACGGCGTGCAGGCGCTGACTAATGTGTCGCTAACCATTCCGCCGGGCATGTACGGGCTGCTGGGCCCCAACGGCGCGGGCAAATCAACGCTGATGCGTACCCTGGCCACGCTGCAGGAACCCGATACCGGACAGCTGTTGCTGGGCGGCATCGACGTGGTGCACCAGAAAGAAGCCGTGCGGCAAACGCTGGGCTACCTGCCCCAGGAGTTTGGGGTGTATCCGAACGCCCGCGCCGAGGAGCTGCTCGACTACTTTGCCGTGCTCAAGGGCCTGACCAACCGGGCCGTGCGCCGCGCCACCACCGAGGCCTTGCTTAGGCAAACCAACCTCTGGGACAAGCGCCGGCAGAAGCTGGGCGGTTATTCCGGCGGCATGCGTCAGCGCTTTGGCGTGGCCGTGGCCCTGCTCGGCAACCCCCAGTTGCTAATAGTGGACGAGCCCACGGCGGGCCTGGATCCGGCCGAGCGGGTGCGCTTTCTTAATCTGCTCAGTGAATTGGGCGAAAACAGCGTAGTAATTCTCTCCACCCACATTGTGGCCGACGTGGCGGAATTGTGCACCACCATGGCCATTATCAACCAGGGCCGGATTCTGCTCGAAGCCCAGCCCCCGGCCGCCGTGGCCGCCCTCCAGGGCCACGTCTGGCGCCAGCTGATTGATAAACACACCCTGCCCGCCCTGGAACGGGAGCACCAGATTATTTCGGCCAAGCTGCTCAGCGGCCGCACCCTAATCCACGTGTACAGCCCCGACCGGCCCGGCCCGGGGTTCGAACCGGTGGAGCCCGACCTGGAGGACGTGTATTTCAGCGCCCTGACGGGCTGCGTTGGCCGGGCTAGGCAGCCGCTGGAGAGGGAGGAGGTAGGGCCATGAAGTTCCGACGGATTTTTGCGCTGGAGTTTCGCTACCAGCTGCGCCGGGTCACTACCTGGCTGTATTTCGGCGCGTTGCTGGCGCTGACTTTTCTGATTGTCGTGGCCAATTATGCCGACGATGCGCGCGACGGGTATTTCTTGCTCAACGCGCCTATCGTGCTGGCAGCCGTTACGGCTATCTGCAGCGTGAAGTGGCTGCTGATTGGCGCCTCCGTGGCGGGCGAGGCGGGCACCCGCGACGTGCAGACGCGGATGCAGATGCTTACCTACGTTGCTCCGGCCAGCAAGGCCGCTTACCTGGGCGGGCGGTTTCTGGCCGCCTTTGCCCTCAGCGTGCTCGTGCTGCTGGCCATTCCAGGGGGCCTGCTGCTGGCCCTGTACGGGGCCGGAATCGAAACCGAGCTGCTCGGGCCATTCCGGCTGGCCGCCTACCTGACGGCTTTTGGCTTTATCGCGCTGCCCAACGCCTTTTTCGCCACGGCTGTTCAGTTCTCGCTGGCCACGCTGAGTCGCCGGGCCCTGACCAGTTATCTGGCCGGGGCAGCCCTGTTTGCGGCCGCCTACCTCTGCTGGCCGCTGCTGGAGCAAGGAGCCAAATGGGGAAATCTGGCCGACCCGATGAGCTTGGGTCCGGTGCTAAGCCATATGGACAACGACTGGAGTCCATTGGAGAAGAATAGCCGCTTAATGCTGCTGGAAGGGCCTTTTCTTGCCAACCGTCTGCTGTGGCTCGGCATTTCACTGGGGCTGTTGGCGTTTACGTATTTCCGGTTTCAGTTTGTTTTACCCGAAACCGCCCGACCACCGAAACCCAGCCAACTGCCACAACCAGTTGCCCCGGCCCGGGTAAGCCTGAGTTGGAGCAGCGGGGTTGCGTTGCCACCGGCCCGGGGCGCATTTGGCCCGGCCACTCAGCTGCGGCAGCTGCGCCTGCTCACCGGGCAAGCCTTCCGGCAACTGGCCCGAAGCAAGGCCGGCTTGCCGCTGCTAGGCGTGCTGGCCCTGCTCGTGGGGCTGACCATTCCCGCTAATCTGGAAGGCCGGGGCGTGCCCCTGCTGCCCCGTACCGACTTTGTGCTGGACTATCTGACCGCGCCGTTGGCGCAGCTGGAGCGTTTCTGGCCCCTCATTGCCCTGCTTACCATTTTCTACGCCGGGGAGCTGGTGTGGCGGGAGCGGGAGGCCGGCCTGAGCGACATTGCCAACGCGGCGCCGGTGCCGGAATGGGTGCTCTTCCTGAGTCGGTTTCTGGCCCTGGCCCTAGTGCTGGTGCTGTGGCTGGCGCTGCTGCTGACGGCCGGCCTGATGGCGCAGGCGGCCATCGGCGGCGCTGTTCCCGAAATCGGACTGTACCTGCAAATTCTTTTCGGGCTGCAGTTGGTTGATTGCCTGCTTTTTGCCTTGCTGGTTCTCTGCGTGCACGTGCTGGTAAATCAGAAGTTTGTGGGGCACTTGGTGGCGCTGCTGGCCTACGCAGGCATTACCTTTGCACCTAGCCTGGGCGTTGAGCACAAGCTACTGGTATACGGCGCCAGTCCGCCCTGGACGTATACCGACCTAGCCGGCTTTGGGCCCACGCTGGCGCCCTGGCTGTGGTTTAAGGGCTACTGGGCGGCGTGGGCGCTGGTGCTGGCCGTGGTGGCGGTGCTGTTCTGGGGCCGGGGCCGGGAGAGTAGCGTGGCGGCCCGGCTGCAGCTGGCCCGGCGGCGCTTCACGGGCTTGGTGGCCTGGGTAGCCGCGGCGGCAGCGGGCGGCGTCTTGGCAACCGGCGGCTTTATTTTCTATAATACCAACGTGCTGCATGAGTACACCAGCGCCTCCGCGGCAACCGCGCGCCGGGCGGCCTACGAACAGCGCTACCGCCGCTACCGGAACGTGCCCCAGCCCGTGCTGACGGGGGTAAACCTGCTGGTGGAAATGTATCCCAAGCAGCGGAAAGTGGACATCCAGGGCACGTATCTGCTGGTCAACAACACCCGGGTACCCATCGACTCGGTGCACCTGGGAACGGGGGCGGGCGTGGAAACCACCGCCATTCACTTCCACCAGCCTGCCCAGGTAGCCCTGGTCGACGAGCCGCTGGGCCACCGCATTTATACCCTATCAAAACCCCTATTGCCTGGGGATTCGCTGCGCCTGCGCTTTCGGGTGAGCTACAAAGCGCAAGGCTTTGCCAACGGCGGCGCCGATGCCCAGATAACTGAAAAAAGCAGCAGCTTCCGGAACATCGAGTGGCTGCCCGTTATTGGGTACGAACCCTACCGGGAGCTGGACGAGGCCGGTGCCCGCCAAGCGTATGGCCTGGCCCCCCGGCCCGCCACGGCCTCGGTCTACGACGAGGCGGCGCGCCGCTACGCCCCGTTTCCCGAGCAAATCCGCTTTGCAGCTACGGTGGGGACGGTGGCGGGCCAGCAGGTAGTAGCACCGGGCACCCTGCGCCGGACCTGGACCCACGCCGGCCGCCGCTACTTTCACTACGCCACGGAGGCCCCCATTCGCAATGAATACACCATTTTCTCGGCCTACTACGCGGGGCAGGAAGGTAAGTGGCGCAACCCGGCGGCCGGGCCGGGGCCGGAGGTTGCCATCCAGATTTTCTATCCGCCGGGCTTGCCGCAAAACCCCGCGCGCATGATCCGGAGCGCTCAGGCGTCGCTGGACTACTACACCCGGCAGTTTGGGCCTTATCCGCACCGGCAGCTCCGCTTCGTGGCCCATCCCAGCTACGACTTCGGCCACCACGCCGCGCCCATCGACATTACGGCGGAGGAAGGCTTTTTCCTGTTGAATCCCAAGGCCGATAAGCGGGGTTTTGACTTAGTAACGGCCGTGGTGGCCCACGAAGTGGCACACCAGTGGTGGGGCAACCAGCTCAAACCCGCTTACGTGGAGGGCGCGGGCCTGATTACCGAAAGCCTGGCCTGGTATTCGGCCCTGGGCGTGCTGGAGGAGCAATACGGACCGGAACACATGCGGCGGCTCTTAGATTTTCTGCGGGAAGAAAACAAAGTTCCGCGCACCCGCGCTGCGCTGCCGCTGCTGCGGGCCGACGACTGGTACCAGAACTACCGCAAAGGCCCCCTGGCGCTGTACGCGCTGAATCAGTATATGGGCCGAAACCGGGTCAACGGGGCACTCCGGCAGCTGCTGGCCAAACACCGCCCCGGCACGCTGCCCCGGCCTACGTCGTTGGACCTCTACCGGGAGCTGCAGGCGGCCGCGCCCGACTCGGTCCAGCCGCTGCTCCACGACCTGTTCGCAGCCAATACTTTCTGGGACCTCGCCGCCGACAATGCCACCGCCAAACAACTCAGAGCGGGCAAATGGCAGGTCACGCTCACCCTGCGGGCCCGCAAGCTAGTCGTGGACAGTGCCGGCACCGAAACGAAGCGGCCCATGCGGGACTGGGTGGAAATCGGCGTTTTTGCGCCCGCCAAAGCCGGAGAGAAGCTCGGTAAGCTGCTCTACCGGCAAAAGCACCGCCTCAAATCCGGGCGGCAGACCATTACGCTGGCCCTGCCCGGCCGGCCCGCTACCGTGGGCGTTGACCCGCGCCAGTTGCTGATTGACTGGAAGCAAACCGATAACTACGCCGTGGTGCAGTCAGAAGAGTAAATCAGGCCCGTACTTCCATTCTTGCAAGCCGAAACTTGCTTGCCGCATCCTGCTCTCAATGAGTTGCTTACTGCCCGGGCTGCAGCCGACCCAGCCACACCCGGAATGTGGCGCCGGCCCCTTCCTGGCTGTCGACCTCGATCCGGCCCCCGTTGGCCTGCACGATGCGGTTGACCAGGTACAGCCCGACTCCGGAGCCGGCCGTGTGCTGGTGCAGGCGGCGAAATAGGTGGAACAGCTCCTCGCCGTACTTGTTGGCGTCGAAGCCCAGGCCGTTGTCTTCCACCACCAGTACCGGCAGCCCGTCGTCCACCCAGACCGAAATGTGAATCCGGGCCGGGCGTTGCGGGTCGGCGTACTTCAGGGAGTTGCTCACCAGATTGAGCAGCACCGTGCGCAGATTGACCCGCGGAAAAGTGACGGTGGGGTAGGCTGCAAAGTCGGTGGTGATGCGGGCCCGGGCGGCCCGCATCTGGGGCTCCAGCAGCGTTAGCACCTCCTCCGTCAGCTCCACCAGTGCCACGGTTTCGGCGGGGGCTTGGCCGGCCTGCTGCGCTTGCCCCAGCGCGGCCAGGTCGTCGATGGTGCTGCCCAGCTGCTGCAGCGCCTGCTGAATCAGGGGCACCAGTACCTGCTCTTCTTCCGGATCAAGAAACCGGATGCTGCGGTAGAGCTCCTCAAACAAGCCGCTCAGGTTGTTGACGGGCTGCTTGAGGTCGTGGGAGGCGGCGTACACGAAGTTGTCCAAATCCTGGTTGGTGCGCGTGAGCTGCTTGTTGAAGCGCTGCAGCTCCTGCTCCGAATGCCGGAGCGCGGCTTCGGCCCGCTTGGCTTCCGTAATATCGAGGACAAACTTGACGCATTCGGTTTCGCTCAGGCGCTTGCCCGCCGACAAGCCCCACCAGTGGGTACCGTCGGGGCGCCGGTACTGCTTCTCCAGGGGCGTACTCTCGCCGGTGCTGCGCAGCTCCTGCAGCGACTGGCGGGTAACGGCACTAAACTCCGGCGTCGTGAGCGTGTCCAGATACACCTGGCTGCTGGCCAGCCGGGCGTGGGCGTAGCCGCTCATGCGCTCAAAGGCCGGGTTGCTGTCGTGAATACAGCCCTGCATGTCGAAGAAAAGGATACCCACCGTGTCGATGGAAAGGGCCTTTTGCAGCCGCTCCTGGCTCCGGCGCAGGGCCTCTTCCACCTGCTTGCGGTCGTGAATATCGACGGAAGAGCCAAACCAACGGGTAATCTGGCCGCTCAACGGGTTCCGAAAAGGCTCGGCCCGCACCAAAAACCAGCGGTAGGAGCCATCGGCGGCCCGAATTCGGTGCTCGACTTCAAAAACGGTGCCGGTGCGGCGCGCTTCCTGGAAAGCTTCCATCGTGTGGGCTGCATCGGCCGGATGCACAAACGCGGTAGCCACCGCGGCGGCCGAACTCAGCTCGTAGGGCACGCCGGTGTAGCGGCTCCACTGCCGGTTGAAAAACTCCGTGCGGCCTTCCCCGTCGGTAATCCAGACGATCTGCGGCACGGCGTCGGCCATAACCCGGAACCGCTCTTCGCTTTCCCGCAACGCAGCTTCGGTGCGGGCCCGCACTACGGCCGCCCAGGTGCGCTCAGCAGTTTCCTCGAGCAAATTCAGCTCGTGGTCGGTCCAGGCGTGGGGGTGGACATAGTGGATAAAGAATACCGCAATGAGCTGCCCGTCTTTGCGCAGCGGCACGTCGACGGTGGCCCCGAGCTGCAGCGCGGCGTAGGCGCCTTTCTCCTGATCGGTGAGCGTCGGGTCGTGGGCAATGTCGGGGCGGACGACGGTGCGGCCGGCGGTAAAGGCCTGCAGCAGCGCCGGCCCGTAGTCGTCGTAGAGGTAGCGCCCCTCGATGCTGGGCACGCCCGGCTGGGTGTAGTTGCACGTGACGACGAGGTGGGCCTGGTCGCCCTGGTCTTCGGCGTAGCCCACCCGGCTGGCGCCCAGGTACTGGCCCAGGGCGCAGGCGGCCTGGTACTGAATATGGGCCGGGTCGGCCAGGGGACGCAGCTGGTCGCTGAGCCGCAGCAGAAAAGCTTGCTGCTGCTCGCGCTGGCGCAGCGCCTCTTCGGCCTGCCGCCGCTGGGAAATGTCGCTGAACAGGATGGCCACCTGGTGCCGTTCCGGCTCGCCCACCCGGAAGGCGTAGACGTCGTACCAGCGGTGCAGCTGCTCGGCGCGCTGCTCGAAGCGCACCGGCTGGCCGCTGAGCGCTACCTGGCCGTAAATGTCGAACCAGTGCTGCTCGTGCAGGGGCTCCAATTCCCGCATGGTGCGCCCGACGGCCTCCTGCAGGCCGGTTTGCCGCTCAAAGGCGGGGTTAACTTCCAAAAAACGGTAATCCACGGGGTGCTGCGCGCCCTCAAACAGCACCTCAATCAGGCAGAAGCCTTGGTCGATGCTCTCAAAAAGGGTGCGGTACCGGGCTTCACTGTCGCGCAAGGCCGCTTCGGTCCCGAGCTTCGGGTCACACCCCTCGGGCGGCTGGGCAGCCTCGGTGAAGCTGAGCAGCAAGCCGCCTCCCACGCGCTGACTGATGACGTGCAGGTGGTGCGGAGTGCCCTCAAGAGCATGAATTACGGCAAAATGACCCGGCTCCCCGGTTTGTAGCGCGTGGTGCAGCGCCGGCCAGCTGCCGTTCGGGCGGCCGTCGGCAAAGAGCTGGGTGAAGGTGCCCGACGGCTGCGCCGGCAGCCGCAGCAGGCGCTGCGCCGCGGGGTTGAGGTAGGTCAGGGCCAGGTCGGCCAGGGTGCCCGCCGGGGCATAAATGGGTGTGCAGAGCACGATGCCGTTCGTGGCCAGGTCGAGCAGAGTCGGCAGCAACGCTTCGGTGGGAAACAGGTCGAAGGCCTGGAACGGGGAGTCAGCGGGCATGGGGGCGCGAAGTGAACCGTGAATATACGCCTCCACCGCACGCGGTGACGCCAGATTCCCGCTGACGAAGCAGAAAAGTCCCAGCCGCCCCGGGCAATTCGTCTGATTTACAGCGGAGCATGGAGCAGTACAGTCGGCATGACCAAGGGCGTGAATTGCTAGGGAAAATGAGCGGCCGCCCTTGAGTAGGAGCGGAGCCACCCACAGTAAACGAAACAACCGGCGTGCAGGATGAACCCCGAGCCCGCGACACCCCGGGAAAATGCGGCTGGGCCGATGCTGGAGCCAGCAGAATACCGCCAAAAAGCCCGGTCCGGCAACGGCTCAGCCAGCCACTTTTAGGCCGCCGAGGGCCGCCAAAATCGGCGGAAAAAGAGCCCTGCTGAAGCGAAAATAAAGTTTGGCTTCATATCGACTTCATGTCGAGTCAAGTGCTTTGTGCTACTCAACGAAAAGGTCGTTGGGCTAACCGCTTGAAATTGAGTTCTAATTCTTTGCTGCCCACGGGCCGCACGCCGCTCTGCCGACCTAATTCCCTTACCTCGAATCACCAACTGCCTGTCACGGTATTTATGAAAAGAACGTTCCTGCTCATGGCCATGAGCTTGGGTGTCTTGTATAGCACTACAAGCTGCTCGAAAGAAGAAAAGGAGAAGGAAGAGCAAGTTAAATTCCTGGTCACTAGTCCTCTGCAAAAAGACACGACCATCACCAAGGAGTACGTGGCCCAGATTCACGCCTTCCAGCACATTGAGGTGCGGGCCCTGGAAAAAGGCTACCTGCAGAAGATCTTCGTGGATGAAGGTCAGCAGGTAAAAAATGGGCAGCTCATGTTCCAGATCATGCCCCTGCTCTACCAGGCCGAGCTGAAAAAAGCCGAGGCCGAGGCCAAGTTCGTGAACATCGAGTACCTGAATACCAAGAAGCTGGCCGATGGCAACATCGTGTCGCCCAACGAGTTGGCCTTGTCCCAGGCCAAGCTTGAAAAAGCCAAGGCCGAAGTAGCCCTGGCCCAGACTCACCTGGGCTTTACCACCATCCGGGCCCCGTTCAGCGGTATTATGGACCACTTCCAGGCCCGGCTCGGGAGCTTGGTCGATGAAGGCGACCTGCTGACTACGCTCTCCGACAACAGCAAGATGTGGGTGTACTACAACGTGCCCGAGGCTGAATACCTAGCCTACCGGGCCCACGCCCAGGCCAACGACGCCCCGCACGTGAAGCTGCGCATGGCCAACAACGAGGTGTTCGACTACCCCGGCATTGTGCAAACCATCGAAGCCGACTTCAACAACGAAACCGGCAACATTGCCTTCCGGGCCACTTTCCCCAACCCCAAAGGCCTGCTGCGCAACGGCGAAACCGGCTCGGTACTGATGACCGTGCCCCTGAAAAACGCCCTGATTGTGCCCCAGAAAGCCACCTTCGAGGTACTGGAAAAGAAATTCATGTACGTCGTGGATAAGAACAACGTGGTGCACCAGACCGAAGTCACGGTGGCCTCCGAAATGCCCGACCTCTACATCATCTCCGCGGGCCTGAAACCGGGCGACAAAATCATGCTCGAAGGCATCCGCAAAGTGAAGGACGGCGACAAAATCAGCTTCACCTACCAGGAGCCCAAGTCGGTCATTTCGCACCTGAAAGTGTATTCAGAATAGTTGTTAGTTGTTGGTTGTCAGTTGTTAGGGCGGTTTTTACCCTAACAACTGACAACCAGCAACGGACAACTAAACTCATCAGCTATGTTTAGTAGATTCCTTCGCCGGCCCGTCTTTGCCATCGTCATATCGGTGGTCATCATGTTCCTGGGTATTCTGGCCATTAATACCCTGCCTACGTCCCAATTCCCGGAGATTTCGCCGCCCATGGTAATGGTGAGCACGGCCTATCCGGGTGCCAGCGCCAAGGTGCTGACCGAATCGGTGCT
Proteins encoded in this region:
- a CDS encoding efflux RND transporter periplasmic adaptor subunit, with protein sequence MKRTFLLMAMSLGVLYSTTSCSKEEKEKEEQVKFLVTSPLQKDTTITKEYVAQIHAFQHIEVRALEKGYLQKIFVDEGQQVKNGQLMFQIMPLLYQAELKKAEAEAKFVNIEYLNTKKLADGNIVSPNELALSQAKLEKAKAEVALAQTHLGFTTIRAPFSGIMDHFQARLGSLVDEGDLLTTLSDNSKMWVYYNVPEAEYLAYRAHAQANDAPHVKLRMANNEVFDYPGIVQTIEADFNNETGNIAFRATFPNPKGLLRNGETGSVLMTVPLKNALIVPQKATFEVLEKKFMYVVDKNNVVHQTEVTVASEMPDLYIISAGLKPGDKIMLEGIRKVKDGDKISFTYQEPKSVISHLKVYSE
- a CDS encoding sensor histidine kinase; the encoded protein is MERIKKIFRLVHLSLWVLLTFLVAFQLGSEGDTHWRSTTAGFIATCLYVFYAHFHVLTQYTGKRSDGGYWLRLAGIVLTGPLPFMLFYHKEPDIGYYGMHLFSVVLFVFLSWLARVTENLVLNTIRKEQLEKQAAEAELHYLKSQINPHFLFNTLNNIHTLVYKQAPAAPEAVMQLASLMRYMIYESNAATVPLSRELDYVRDYVSLQQLRYKPSPVLDLHITGNPEACSVAPLLFIHLLENAYKHSPARLEPGALRVEVQVQADTLVFRVQNPVARKPANPLEEPGGIGLPNVRKRLALLYPGQHTLAIHDSGLIFTVTLTLHGLHSPAHERQAHLLHH
- a CDS encoding PAS domain S-box protein; amino-acid sequence: MPADSPFQAFDLFPTEALLPTLLDLATNGIVLCTPIYAPAGTLADLALTYLNPAAQRLLRLPAQPSGTFTQLFADGRPNGSWPALHHALQTGEPGHFAVIHALEGTPHHLHVISQRVGGGLLLSFTEAAQPPEGCDPKLGTEAALRDSEARYRTLFESIDQGFCLIEVLFEGAQHPVDYRFLEVNPAFERQTGLQEAVGRTMRELEPLHEQHWFDIYGQVALSGQPVRFEQRAEQLHRWYDVYAFRVGEPERHQVAILFSDISQRRQAEEALRQREQQQAFLLRLSDQLRPLADPAHIQYQAACALGQYLGASRVGYAEDQGDQAHLVVTCNYTQPGVPSIEGRYLYDDYGPALLQAFTAGRTVVRPDIAHDPTLTDQEKGAYAALQLGATVDVPLRKDGQLIAVFFIHYVHPHAWTDHELNLLEETAERTWAAVVRARTEAALRESEERFRVMADAVPQIVWITDGEGRTEFFNRQWSRYTGVPYELSSAAAVATAFVHPADAAHTMEAFQEARRTGTVFEVEHRIRAADGSYRWFLVRAEPFRNPLSGQITRWFGSSVDIHDRKQVEEALRRSQERLQKALSIDTVGILFFDMQGCIHDSNPAFERMSGYAHARLASSQVYLDTLTTPEFSAVTRQSLQELRSTGESTPLEKQYRRPDGTHWWGLSAGKRLSETECVKFVLDITEAKRAEAALRHSEQELQRFNKQLTRTNQDLDNFVYAASHDLKQPVNNLSGLFEELYRSIRFLDPEEEQVLVPLIQQALQQLGSTIDDLAALGQAQQAGQAPAETVALVELTEEVLTLLEPQMRAARARITTDFAAYPTVTFPRVNLRTVLLNLVSNSLKYADPQRPARIHISVWVDDGLPVLVVEDNGLGFDANKYGEELFHLFRRLHQHTAGSGVGLYLVNRIVQANGGRIEVDSQEGAGATFRVWLGRLQPGQ
- a CDS encoding ABC transporter permease/M1 family aminopeptidase, with protein sequence MKFRRIFALEFRYQLRRVTTWLYFGALLALTFLIVVANYADDARDGYFLLNAPIVLAAVTAICSVKWLLIGASVAGEAGTRDVQTRMQMLTYVAPASKAAYLGGRFLAAFALSVLVLLAIPGGLLLALYGAGIETELLGPFRLAAYLTAFGFIALPNAFFATAVQFSLATLSRRALTSYLAGAALFAAAYLCWPLLEQGAKWGNLADPMSLGPVLSHMDNDWSPLEKNSRLMLLEGPFLANRLLWLGISLGLLAFTYFRFQFVLPETARPPKPSQLPQPVAPARVSLSWSSGVALPPARGAFGPATQLRQLRLLTGQAFRQLARSKAGLPLLGVLALLVGLTIPANLEGRGVPLLPRTDFVLDYLTAPLAQLERFWPLIALLTIFYAGELVWREREAGLSDIANAAPVPEWVLFLSRFLALALVLVLWLALLLTAGLMAQAAIGGAVPEIGLYLQILFGLQLVDCLLFALLVLCVHVLVNQKFVGHLVALLAYAGITFAPSLGVEHKLLVYGASPPWTYTDLAGFGPTLAPWLWFKGYWAAWALVLAVVAVLFWGRGRESSVAARLQLARRRFTGLVAWVAAAAAGGVLATGGFIFYNTNVLHEYTSASAATARRAAYEQRYRRYRNVPQPVLTGVNLLVEMYPKQRKVDIQGTYLLVNNTRVPIDSVHLGTGAGVETTAIHFHQPAQVALVDEPLGHRIYTLSKPLLPGDSLRLRFRVSYKAQGFANGGADAQITEKSSSFRNIEWLPVIGYEPYRELDEAGARQAYGLAPRPATASVYDEAARRYAPFPEQIRFAATVGTVAGQQVVAPGTLRRTWTHAGRRYFHYATEAPIRNEYTIFSAYYAGQEGKWRNPAAGPGPEVAIQIFYPPGLPQNPARMIRSAQASLDYYTRQFGPYPHRQLRFVAHPSYDFGHHAAPIDITAEEGFFLLNPKADKRGFDLVTAVVAHEVAHQWWGNQLKPAYVEGAGLITESLAWYSALGVLEEQYGPEHMRRLLDFLREENKVPRTRAALPLLRADDWYQNYRKGPLALYALNQYMGRNRVNGALRQLLAKHRPGTLPRPTSLDLYRELQAAAPDSVQPLLHDLFAANTFWDLAADNATAKQLRAGKWQVTLTLRARKLVVDSAGTETKRPMRDWVEIGVFAPAKAGEKLGKLLYRQKHRLKSGRQTITLALPGRPATVGVDPRQLLIDWKQTDNYAVVQSEE
- a CDS encoding ABC transporter ATP-binding protein encodes the protein MNRSQINSQAQPPLGLSIRNVSKRYANGVQALTNVSLTIPPGMYGLLGPNGAGKSTLMRTLATLQEPDTGQLLLGGIDVVHQKEAVRQTLGYLPQEFGVYPNARAEELLDYFAVLKGLTNRAVRRATTEALLRQTNLWDKRRQKLGGYSGGMRQRFGVAVALLGNPQLLIVDEPTAGLDPAERVRFLNLLSELGENSVVILSTHIVADVAELCTTMAIINQGRILLEAQPPAAVAALQGHVWRQLIDKHTLPALEREHQIISAKLLSGRTLIHVYSPDRPGPGFEPVEPDLEDVYFSALTGCVGRARQPLEREEVGP